From a region of the Pseudomonadaceae bacterium SI-3 genome:
- the guaA gene encoding glutamine-hydrolyzing GMP synthase (contains glutamine-hydrolyzing domain and glutamine amidotransferase; GMP-binding domain; functions to produce GMP from XMP in the IMP pathway), with translation MAHQDIHAHRILILDFGSQYTQLIARRVRELGVYCELHPFDMSDEDIRDFAPRGIILAGGPESVHAEGSPRAPQAVFDLGVPLFGICYGMQTMSEQLGGKVQGSDEREFGYARVDLVGKSKLFDGIEDHMDDDGVFGLDVWMSHGDKVTTLPEGFHILASTPSCPIAAMGDDDRRYYGVQFHPEVTHTRQGGRILSRFLLEICGCEALWTPSNIVDDLVEQVRNQVGSANVLLGLSGGVDSSVVAALLHKAIGDQLTCVFVDNGLLRLHEGDQVMAMFAENMGVKVIRADAEAQFLDNLAGEADPEKKRKIIGRTFIDVFDAQASKLDNIQYLAQGTIYPDVIESAGAKSGKAHVIKSHHNVGGLPEEMNLKLVEPLRELFKDEVRKIGLELGLPYDMVYRHPFPGPGLGVRILGEVKKEYADLLRRADHIFIQELRNFDWYHKTSQAFVVFQPVKSVGVVGDGRRYAWVVALRAVETIDFMTARWAHLPYELLEKVSNRIINEIDGISRVTYDVSSKPPATIEWE, from the coding sequence ATGGCCCATCAAGACATTCACGCTCACCGCATCCTGATTCTGGACTTCGGCTCGCAGTACACCCAGCTGATCGCCCGTCGCGTGCGCGAACTCGGCGTCTACTGCGAATTGCATCCGTTCGACATGAGCGATGAGGACATTCGCGACTTCGCGCCGCGCGGCATCATCCTGGCTGGCGGCCCGGAGTCTGTGCACGCCGAAGGTAGCCCGCGCGCGCCGCAGGCCGTGTTCGATCTCGGCGTACCGCTGTTCGGTATCTGTTACGGCATGCAGACCATGTCGGAGCAGCTGGGCGGCAAGGTGCAGGGTTCAGATGAGCGCGAGTTTGGCTATGCGCGCGTCGACTTGGTCGGCAAGTCCAAGCTGTTCGACGGCATCGAAGATCACATGGACGACGACGGCGTGTTCGGCCTCGACGTCTGGATGAGTCACGGCGACAAGGTAACGACGCTGCCGGAAGGCTTCCACATCCTGGCCAGCACACCGAGCTGCCCGATTGCTGCCATGGGTGATGATGACCGTCGCTACTATGGCGTGCAGTTCCACCCGGAAGTGACCCATACCCGCCAGGGTGGGCGCATTCTGTCGCGTTTCCTGCTGGAAATCTGCGGCTGCGAAGCGCTGTGGACGCCGTCCAACATCGTCGATGATCTGGTCGAGCAGGTTCGCAATCAGGTCGGCTCGGCCAACGTGCTGTTGGGTCTGTCCGGTGGTGTCGACTCCTCGGTGGTTGCGGCGCTGTTGCACAAAGCCATCGGCGATCAGCTGACTTGCGTGTTCGTCGACAACGGCCTGCTGCGCTTGCACGAAGGCGACCAGGTGATGGCGATGTTCGCTGAGAACATGGGCGTTAAGGTGATCCGTGCCGACGCCGAAGCCCAGTTCCTCGACAATCTGGCTGGCGAAGCTGATCCGGAAAAGAAGCGCAAGATCATTGGTCGTACCTTTATCGACGTGTTCGACGCCCAGGCCAGCAAGCTGGACAACATCCAGTACCTCGCTCAGGGCACCATCTACCCGGACGTCATCGAGTCCGCTGGTGCCAAGAGCGGCAAGGCCCATGTAATCAAGTCGCACCACAACGTTGGTGGCCTGCCGGAGGAGATGAACCTCAAGTTGGTCGAGCCCCTGCGCGAGCTGTTCAAGGACGAAGTCCGCAAGATCGGCCTTGAACTCGGCCTGCCTTACGACATGGTCTACCGCCATCCCTTCCCAGGCCCGGGTCTGGGCGTGCGCATCCTCGGCGAAGTGAAGAAGGAATACGCCGACCTGCTGCGTCGTGCTGACCACATCTTCATCCAGGAACTGCGCAACTTCGACTGGTACCACAAGACCAGCCAGGCTTTCGTGGTGTTCCAGCCGGTTAAGTCGGTGGGTGTCGTCGGCGATGGCCGCCGCTACGCCTGGGTCGTCGCCCTGCGTGCGGTAGAAACCATCGACTTCATGACTGCACGCTGGGCACATCTGCCGTATGAGCTGCTGGAGAAGGTCTCCAACCGCATCATCAACGAAATCGACGGTATCTCACGCGTGACGTACGACGTATCGAGCAAGCCGCCGGCGACTATCGAGTGGGAATGA
- a CDS encoding IMP dehydrogenase — translation MLRISQEALTFDDVLLIPGYSEVLPKDVSLKTRLTREIELNIPLVSAAMDTVTEARLAIAMAQEGGIGIIHKNMNVEQQAAEVRKVKRHETAIVHDPATVTPETKISELLRKARELGFSGFPVVSGKELVGIVTGRDLRFTPNVGDSVAAIMTPKEKLITVQEGTGLEEIKAKLHEHRIEKMLVVDSNFHLRGLVTFRDIEKAKTYPLASKDGEGRLRVGAAVGTGADTAERVEALAAAGVDVIVVDTAHGHSRGVLDRVRWVKDNFPQVQVIGGNIATAEAALDLVKAGADAVKVGIGPGSICTTRIVAGVGVPQISAIANVSAALEGTGVPMIADGGIRFSGDLSKAIVAGANAVMMGSMFAGTEEAPGEIELFQGRSYKAYRGMGSLGAMSQAQGSSDRYFQDSSAGAEKLVPEGIEGRVPYKGSLAAIIHQLMGGLRASMGYTGSATIDHMRTHPQFVRITGAGMAESHVHDVQITKEAPNYRVG, via the coding sequence ATGCTGCGTATCAGCCAAGAAGCCCTGACTTTCGATGATGTTCTCCTGATCCCGGGTTATTCCGAGGTCTTGCCGAAGGATGTCAGCCTCAAGACCCGCCTGACCCGCGAAATCGAGCTGAACATTCCCCTCGTTTCGGCTGCAATGGACACCGTCACCGAAGCTCGCCTGGCCATCGCCATGGCGCAGGAAGGCGGCATCGGCATCATCCACAAGAACATGAATGTCGAGCAGCAGGCCGCCGAAGTGCGCAAGGTCAAGCGCCACGAAACGGCCATCGTTCACGATCCGGCGACCGTGACGCCTGAAACCAAGATCAGCGAACTGCTGCGCAAGGCGCGCGAGCTTGGTTTCTCTGGCTTCCCTGTGGTCTCGGGCAAAGAACTGGTGGGGATCGTCACCGGGCGCGACCTGCGCTTCACGCCGAACGTCGGTGATTCGGTTGCCGCGATCATGACGCCCAAGGAAAAGCTGATCACCGTTCAGGAAGGGACGGGGCTCGAGGAAATCAAAGCCAAGCTGCATGAGCATCGCATCGAGAAGATGCTCGTGGTCGACAGCAACTTCCACCTGCGTGGCCTGGTCACCTTCCGTGACATCGAAAAAGCCAAGACCTACCCGCTGGCCTCTAAGGACGGTGAAGGCCGCCTCCGTGTCGGCGCCGCCGTCGGCACAGGTGCCGATACCGCCGAGCGTGTCGAAGCCCTGGCTGCTGCCGGCGTCGATGTGATCGTCGTCGACACCGCACACGGCCACTCTCGCGGTGTGCTCGATCGCGTTCGTTGGGTCAAGGATAACTTCCCGCAGGTCCAGGTCATCGGCGGCAACATCGCCACTGCCGAAGCCGCGCTGGACCTGGTCAAGGCTGGCGCTGACGCGGTCAAGGTCGGCATCGGCCCAGGTTCGATCTGCACCACGCGCATCGTCGCTGGTGTCGGCGTGCCGCAAATTTCCGCGATCGCCAACGTCTCCGCCGCGCTCGAAGGCACCGGTGTGCCGATGATCGCCGATGGCGGCATCCGCTTCTCCGGTGATCTGTCCAAGGCCATCGTGGCCGGCGCCAATGCCGTGATGATGGGCTCGATGTTTGCCGGTACCGAGGAAGCTCCGGGCGAGATCGAGTTGTTCCAGGGCCGCTCCTACAAGGCCTACCGCGGCATGGGCTCGCTGGGCGCCATGTCCCAGGCGCAGGGTTCGTCGGATCGTTACTTTCAGGATTCCTCCGCTGGTGCCGAAAAGCTGGTGCCGGAAGGCATCGAAGGGCGCGTGCCGTACAAGGGCTCGCTGGCAGCAATCATTCACCAGCTGATGGGTGGCCTGCGCGCCTCCATGGGCTATACCGGTAGCGCGACCATCGATCACATGCGCACCCACCCGCAGTTCGTGCGCATCACCGGTGCCGGCATGGCCGAGTCCCATGTGCATGATGTGCAGATCACCAAGGAAGCGCCCAACTACCGGGTTGGTTGA
- a CDS encoding sugar ABC transporter ATPase — MSHSQAIVVPRISSFPGHEAKARMILRWLAERRIVEALPTTCGRGVGGMAYALGSGARNVVLHPERLPFAEPINGLEVVTKRCIYTPTRAFAEEAGCPECRQEIGEALFESLDEWMPAQTDTFTCPECGYEDDINGFLFIPACGFSNLGFIFNGWGEAVFAQPFLDEFAGRLGFKVAVVVA; from the coding sequence ATGAGTCACAGTCAAGCGATCGTCGTGCCGCGTATCTCATCCTTTCCTGGCCATGAGGCCAAGGCGCGAATGATCCTGCGTTGGCTTGCCGAGCGGCGCATCGTCGAGGCGCTGCCAACCACCTGTGGGCGCGGTGTTGGCGGCATGGCCTATGCGCTTGGATCGGGTGCGCGCAACGTTGTGCTGCACCCTGAGCGGTTGCCGTTCGCTGAGCCGATCAATGGCTTGGAGGTTGTGACCAAGCGCTGCATCTACACGCCGACCCGGGCGTTTGCCGAGGAGGCCGGATGCCCTGAATGTCGGCAAGAGATTGGTGAGGCGCTGTTCGAGAGTCTCGACGAGTGGATGCCTGCACAGACCGACACCTTCACCTGTCCGGAATGCGGGTACGAGGATGACATCAACGGCTTCCTGTTCATTCCGGCTTGCGGCTTTTCCAATCTTGGCTTCATCTTCAACGGTTGGGGCGAGGCTGTATTTGCCCAGCCCTTTCTTGACGAGTTCGCTGGACGGCTGGGATTCAAGGTGGCGGTGGTGGTTGCGTAG
- a CDS encoding exodeoxyribonuclease VII large subunit yields the protein MLKDPFQRLNLDREVLTVSQLNGRARLLLEDVFAQVWVEGEISNLSKPASGHVYFTLKDKSAQVRCALFRQNALRVRQALRDGLAVKVRGRVSLFEGRGDYQLILDNVEPAGDGSLRLAFEALKEKLSAEGLFDAAGKRALPAHPQRIGIVSSPTGAVIRDIISVFRRRAPHVALTLVPTPVQGREATAQIVRALELADRGGFDALILARGGGSLEDLWCFNEEVVARAVAACETPIVCAVGHETDVSIADFVADVRAPTPSAAAELLAPSSADVRQRLDGLRQRLLLRMRDRLHREASRLEGLTRRLRHPGERLQQQAQRIDDLEHRLLRGIDRRLCAGQERLARFETRLAGQHPGRNLNLLRQRLDHLSSRLPRAMQDTLKGHRQHLQGLAQTLNVVSPLATLSRGYSILLDERGQAIRHAGQTQPGQRLKARLGEGELDVRVEDNHQTPVTLSLLD from the coding sequence ATGCTCAAAGATCCTTTCCAACGCCTCAATCTCGACCGTGAAGTGCTGACCGTCAGCCAGCTCAACGGTCGCGCGCGGCTGCTGCTCGAAGATGTCTTCGCCCAGGTGTGGGTAGAAGGCGAAATATCCAATCTGTCCAAGCCGGCATCCGGCCACGTCTACTTCACGCTGAAGGACAAGAGCGCCCAGGTGCGCTGCGCGCTATTCCGACAGAACGCCTTGCGTGTGCGTCAGGCGTTGCGCGACGGCCTCGCGGTAAAAGTGCGCGGACGGGTGTCCTTGTTCGAGGGCCGCGGCGACTATCAGCTGATTCTCGACAACGTCGAGCCAGCGGGCGACGGCTCGCTGCGCCTGGCATTCGAAGCGCTAAAGGAGAAGCTGAGCGCCGAAGGCTTGTTCGACGCCGCCGGCAAGCGCGCCCTGCCCGCTCACCCGCAGCGTATTGGCATCGTCAGCTCGCCCACCGGTGCGGTGATCCGCGACATCATTTCGGTGTTCCGTCGACGGGCGCCGCATGTTGCCCTGACGCTGGTACCGACCCCGGTCCAGGGCCGCGAAGCGACGGCACAAATCGTCCGTGCGCTGGAACTGGCTGACCGTGGCGGCTTCGATGCCCTGATCCTGGCGCGCGGCGGCGGCTCATTGGAAGACCTGTGGTGCTTCAACGAAGAAGTGGTCGCACGCGCCGTGGCAGCCTGCGAGACGCCGATCGTTTGCGCCGTAGGCCATGAAACCGACGTTTCCATTGCCGACTTCGTCGCCGACGTACGCGCGCCGACGCCTTCCGCGGCAGCCGAACTCCTAGCACCCAGCAGCGCCGACGTGCGCCAGCGACTCGATGGCCTGCGCCAGCGCTTGCTGCTGCGGATGCGGGACCGTTTACACCGCGAGGCATCGCGCCTCGAAGGCCTGACACGCCGGCTGCGACACCCAGGCGAGCGCCTGCAACAACAGGCCCAGCGCATCGACGATCTTGAACATCGCCTGCTGCGCGGCATCGACCGTCGACTCTGCGCCGGGCAGGAGCGCCTCGCCCGCTTCGAAACACGCCTTGCGGGCCAGCACCCAGGCCGAAACCTGAACCTGTTACGCCAACGCCTCGATCATCTGTCCAGCCGCCTACCCCGAGCAATGCAGGACACCCTGAAAGGCCATCGCCAACATTTACAGGGACTGGCGCAGACGCTGAATGTCGTCAGCCCGCTCGCCACCTTGTCACGTGGCTACAGCATCCTGCTCGACGAGCGCGGCCAGGCTATTCGGCATGCGGGCCAGACCCAGCCCGGCCAACGACTCAAGGCGCGCCTGGGCGAAGGCGAGCTGGACGTCAGGGTCGAAGACAATCATCAAACGCCCGTCACCTTGTCACTGCTGGACTAA